Genomic segment of Corythoichthys intestinalis isolate RoL2023-P3 chromosome 7, ASM3026506v1, whole genome shotgun sequence:
aatacttttgtccagtccatttttggagttttgtgtaaaatgatttcattttttccccattatctttgttttttcagtgcaagcaaaataaatgaagatattactaccaaagcatttgtaattgcattaattttctgggacaaattgaacattatctgacagaattctagccaatacttttggctagcactCTATATGTCATGAGTCATGACtagttttacacattttatagaCCTTTATCCTCACTTCTCCATTTAGTTTACAGTCGACCCTGGAGATACTAAGCATTCGTCACAGCTCCAATCCGTTTGCTTTTCTCTGAGGGATCAAATTCGCAATCATTATCAAAGTTGCACAGCCCACATTTGCATTGCTTATCCGATGCATCATTGCTCCTAAACAAATCCTCTTTCTATGAATTATAAGAATTAAGAAAAGACAGGAACCATAGATGAAGCACTTGGAGTGGGTGGTATattaatttaaagcaacacttggtaacttttcagttttagttgATTTTAGAGTCGTTGTTGGACAAAAGCGTTAAGGAAAAGTGTTTGCCTTAAGGaatactgcgtttcccatgaggacaagAACAAATCCGGACAGTGtcttaaaatcatcaatcaatcaaaatcaatctcccgatcgcctgcagatggattaaacaacatttctgattccagaggctgtgtgaaggatgaatagtaataagtagggatgggaatcgaaatccgattccaattcggaaccggttccaagtgtttcgaggcctcgacatcacaatgaaaaagccttaacgatccctttaacgagtcctgaagacgcatattgcgtcgtgactgtcttgttgtccaaacacatcaaactagcatggcgccaagaaccacccgctccaaagtttggctactcttcaacaggaaagagggtgaaaatgaaaggttacgatggtttagcacgagcattgcagctgtaaacataacaatgacagcacgtaggttcaaacgctcgaaagtgtgtcttcacttcacgaggaaaaattacaacaagacGACTTacaatcattgcaaggtggagataactgcatcgggagggaatagactgcactgtcctcacagagacagctatacaactagctaaactccgaaattacgatacagaagacgttggtataatttgctgactttattcaaccatcacttgaagagtgaaactaaaaatagaaatgaaacaaatcaatttcgtccccaataacaaacaggtttgcatcaacgtaaatcagcgatgattagcggctaattcagtaataacaaagcagttagcatgcgttcgctagcattagcacatcgttcaaaccactacacaactggatttaagtgtccgatggcgagtggaaacacacaacaacaacacaaaagatgatacatacaggcgttgcctctgtagatattaacattaacaaagaacgtagggttgcaacagtgcttccctctctcactaactcgcttggatgcggcatttcttcttcacgtgagcgcgttcttcgcgtgaggaagcgcaagggcgcccccacttgagcgtgaaagcaccataaaaactaaaaggcatgcatttcaatatactggtaaatactttaacagtggtccccaaactacggcccgcgggcccaatacggcccgccccgacatttggtccggccccctgaacaataccagagagcattttgaatttttttttttttctcaatagtgttaattattttctggcctttttctgtgaagaactcagagagggttatttggtgctatctatttgattaatagtgttatttttattaattattgttatattattatttttattttatttacttttgttccgtgaaatatccagaaagggttatttgattgtggcattctgaaaaacaatatttttttacatttaggcactcctgcgatcgtcacactttttctgttacaaactgacccctgcccctcatcagagaagggaaaagttatgcggccctcactggaaaaagtttggggacccctgcaagttttaacacatattgctaacggcagaccaacgacctaCTGTATATGCcagtatataccaatattttttatttctattagaaaaatgtttcagtaaaatgttacattcttgtgcattttccACTTATTGCCACGGTTAATATTGAGgccttgggcctcttttgaccttgttgtgagtttttaaggttgtgacttctgataaaacaaactcaatgccaatcaaaacgtttgttcttctttttccccaaattagaatcaataagagaattgataaagaatcgaatcattaatcaatatcgataatggaattggaatcgtaaaaatcctgtcaattcccatccctagtaataaggtaatgaatgtaGTTGTGACTACACAATaggatatgacggttagcagtcgtgtggcttagtgtagcTAACCCCAGTCACGCCAGCcaatgaaagccgggccaatgttattCTGTTTATCCAGGTAGGCACCCTTTTTGttctcctcctcagacaaaactttttgttgctctgccatctttgtagAACTCGCGCAAAAGCCTTCTGCATCGACttcagtctttataatgaatggggaaagggggaagtggcgtatgctgtaaagcacattttgaatttttttttgtatgcagggttcctgccaccctcctgaaagttaattagtgccagtgaaagcgattGTGACTACACAATAGGATATGATGGTTAGTAatcgtgtggcttagtgtggctaacccccgtCACGCCAGCCAACGAAAGCTGGGCCAATGTTATTCTGTTTATCCAGGTAGGCACCCTTTTTGttctcctcctcagacaaaactttttgttgctctgccatctttgtagAACTCGCGCAAAAGCCTTCGCATCGACTTCaagctttataatgaatggggaaagggggaagtggcaAATGCTGtaaagcacatttgtagttttttttgtatgcagggttcctgccaccctcctcaaagttaattaatgccagtgaaagcgataaagaccccctcaagatataaaaaggtgtcattcaactaattttcagtcgaaacatcacaaatgttatgaaaatattttataatggttGAAAAGTTTAGTgttgtttaaattattattacattaaatCCTCCTAAATGATGTCATGTGGATGCAAGCCTGTAAATATGAATGCAGTCATTTGAGGTCGAGAGAAGAGAGTGAAAAAGCGGAACAGCAGGCGAGCTGGTGGCAGAAAGGAACTTTAGGTATCGTGTTTTTGGCACGTTTAATAAAGAGGATGAAAGAGCATTGCAAACTTCATTTTTGTCACCATGGAAGGAATTTATGGAACAATGTTTGCATGCAACATGATGTGTTTTATATACGTTTTAAGGTTTGTAAGCAATTTGGGTGTTCTGTTCCCATCCTGTGGCCGATGCACGCACACGTCTTACGTCTGGCATTGGAGATGAGACGAATGCAGTATAACTCCAGGGTGATGCCACATATTGTACTTTAATCAGGCAGTTTTGTTGCCTTCATTTCACATTTTTGTATTTGGAGATCTTAGTCACTCATTTCCATGTCTCGCTGATAGTGATCGTCTCCGTTCACTCTGGACTTTTTGAGGGTGTACCCCAGGCCCCCCCTAGTCTTGTTTAGACATTTTGGCGACGAGGCGCTGTCCGAGTCGCTCTTCCTCTCCTCCTCCTCGTCATCTTCCTCCACTTCCTTTTCACTGTCGTAACCTTGCTCCTCTTCGTCGTAATCCCGTGTCACCTGAAGACAAAGTGGGTTCAAGCCACACGGTTCTGTTGGCTGCTGTAATCAAAACAGTTAGCCGGCGTAACAAACCTTGACGTCGCCTTTATCACCGTCTGACTTGTGTTCACGGTCTCGCTCCTTGTCTTTGCTCTTTTTACTGGACGAGCGCTCTCTCTGGTCTCTGCTTTGGTCCCTTCGCTCCCGCCGCTCTCGATCGCGCTCCTTTTCACGATCCTTGTCCTTTTTCTTCTCCTTCTTATGCcttcactcacacacacacacaacaaagaTATTGTTTTAACTGCCGCAGGAAGATTAGAAATTAATTAGCATGTGCTTTTTCTTTCTGCTCACCGTCTGGGCGATGGAGACCGAGTCAAGTGCTTCTTTGGGGATCTGGATACACTGCAGCTTCGCCTGTGCCTCCTGAAAGAACAAATGATGATAAAAATCGAAAGAAAACAGGACatctattagaggtgtgcatcgatactgccctcacgatttgattcgattacgattcggagggccacgatttgattcggcaatgcattgcgatgcattaaagcctggaatgcattaaaattctaatgcaaagcatatttttcgtgaatcatgagccaacacaagcggacagacattaaacaactttttattggctcttgtgtcactcctggttgaagtcaaatgaaaatagtatactttcatatatattttaaaaaaaaaatcagatcacagcatttagttagtgctttgaatgagaccagggctttctctttttttttttttttgtacacacagtagcagcctttcacacagtgcaacatctgaactcctgtgcaaaatcagtaataacagtcactgtattttagtcacaacgacccatcaataaaaatattcaagtaaatattaaagaaaacgacaaagaaaatattgtagtgcagcagcatctttatcgcaatatcaatccagggatcagttcagttgcaaacaaaacatcaactaaattgcaatgtagaacaaaagtaaaatgtaggcctagcctatcttatatctataatctttctcgctccctctttctccgtttcagccattgttatgttatgtcctatctctctgctctctcgattacaacagcgcttgtctgtgacgttactccggtgaggaagcggatttgggttcctcatcccccctgcatagaggttagagcttgtgcccgaacccgacccgacccgacccgaaatgttaagcattcacgtttcggtgggtcgggttgggccgccgcgccggactaatacatttttttaaaaaataaatttaataaaatgcgcagagggctgtggcgcagccctctttttcttcttctcctcccgttatttcgttgtgtgaatgcttttataattctcataaaatatgtagactatttaaatattgagtaaacctgcatttttttcctgccaactgagaattcgttacgaaagacacttttatttatgcacacaaaggcaaatgtgatccttttgaatcttctgtgtgtctgtaaaacagtgttttttgtttttttttaattaaactttcccagcgttatttcgttgtgtaaatgcttttataaatctcataaaaatatgtagactatttaaatattgagtaaacttgcgttattttttctgccaactgagaattcgttacgaaagacacttttatgcacacaaaggcaaatgtgatcctttcgaatcttctcctctgtgtgtctgtaaaacgtgtttttttttttttttttttaaatattaaactttcccagcgttattttgttgtgtaaatgcttttataaatctcttaaaaatatgtagactatttaaatattgagtaaacttgcgttttttgtctgccaactgagaatttgttaggaaagacacttttatttatgcacacaaaggcaaatgtgatcctttcgaatcttctcctctgtgtgtctgcaaaaccgtgttttttttatattaaactttcccagcgttatttcgttgcgtAAATGCTTTTCtaactcttataaaaatatgtagactatttaaacggtaaaaaacttgaagaaatgaaaataaattgctgctgctgcgtttttttttccgcatcactcggctcgggcatgcaaatctatagttaattgatctggccggtcgggcttcaataccagcgggccgtgtcgggttgggctggaattttttaggcccgatctaacctctatgggcttgctttgaatgtaaagtagctctctctacaggtaaacctgagaataacaatacaaatggggaaaccaaatccattgcatcaccggaattgcgcagggaagatttttgaacgtacttatatattttaaaatgcgctgaatcgattcagcgtgttgcccgcatcgaatcgaatcgtccctgccccgcatcgggatgcatcgccgcatcgattattgttgacacccttaacATCTATACACTAATAGTTTATTGATGAACAGCACTCCATTGTTTCTTGAAACGGACAGCATTGAATCTAATGCTAGgcaatatggattttttttgacaaaacttTATTAGAATATTGATCAACTCGAGGTGTACGATATATTGCCCACTGGCCCAGCACTACTTGTAACCATTTGATGCATTGCTGTCCTTACCGGTTGACACTGCGAGATCTCCTCACACTGCTGTAACTCTTGGGTGGAGTCTTTGACCTTTTCTTGGACTTTTCCTCCTTCCTGTCTCTGTATGCACATAAGTCAACATCATGAGCGTTATTTTCGTCGTGGACTccaaatcagtgttgtttttgtcaacgataacgaaaatattttgtcaacgaacactttttttcatgacgataagacgataacgagctaaaaatgtgttttcggAAACTAAAATATAATGAGCCGAAtgtcagttttcgtctgacgagacgaaaacaAGACGAAAATGTGCAACAGTTTCCGTCACGTGTTCACAATGTGACATttttgtgtagttagcctgcatagtAGTGTctagttgtgtcactcgtgacatGCTGTGCCCCCCACTCCTTCCCTCACTGTGTCCTCgccagtctccatgcaggcttgcacggtaagatttgttttcttgggcagagagaatatgcaatgttgctttagcctttaaaggtctgtgctgactcTGCTGAGTGATCGTAACTCGTTAGCATagaattcgcgttagcattaggcagCGGGTTCGTTTGAATTACAGACCAGTTTAGTCTTGCGCCCGCCCTGTCTTCCACTTCCACTAGCTTCCGGAAATATCAGAAGCGTGTATACTGGCGCCACAGACAGACATTCTTGGTAAAGACTTCTGAAATTTTGGAATAAATGGTTTTCATGTGCGCGGATCGGATTATCAATCAATATAAATCATCCCCCTTTTGTTCGTTGTTCttgctaacggcgagcgtcttcttaaactctcgggATGGTGTCCAGGTGGGAATtactatttgaaaataatgtacttttttcctgctgggtgtgttggcgttgtccttgtagctgctacaatatgtgctcatctgtcaatgttaactggaaatagttggaaaccttatttttaattggaatccttttttttttttttttttttttttattttacagacaaaatcattcttagtaaacgttgactaaaactcGACGAAATCGgtcttgagttttttttttttttcaacaaaaactagacgaagacaaacacattttgagattactaaaatatgacagaCTAATAAGtactatcgtccaaaagactaagacgaaaattaaaaaggctgccaaaaacaacactgctccaaATCATTGAAGGGTGTTAGATTAATTAAACCCTTTGATTGGCTGCTGATCAGCCAAGGGTGAAACCCTTGCCCAAGGTCAGTTGCAACTCCAACTCGCATGTAACCCTAATTAAGTgctatagaaaatgaatggaaggACATTTTACAAGCTGTATAATTTACAATGCCAACCTCGATCTGCTGCGTCGACTTCTGTCACGAGAGTGGGACCTCCTCCTTCGTGGGCTCTTGGACCTCCTCCTGTTCCTCGAATGGGACCTCCGCCGAGATCTGCTCTGGGAGCGCCTACCAGAAAGCATCGACAATTCTTTCATTCGGTCAGTGGCTATGTTTACACGGACAAAATTTCTTTAAGGATCAGTGTTTGGATCCGAATGAtggaatttcaattttttttttaaaaaatgaccttCTTTAAATGACGTCCTCCTGTACGAATGCATTCTAGAAATCCACTGTTGAGATTCCTCATCTGAGTACATTGTTTACTTGCTCAAGGTCATTGTTCAAAGGACATAATTTCTAAATGAAAATTCCGTAATTGTTtcttaaatggcatgttttaaggtttcgaatactataaatacattttttttcttccattacATTCGGGGTTTATTGGATTTGTTAAACAGTTCccgtttttgggggggggtcactCTGTAGTAGCAGTAATAGTAAAAGCCATGGCGACTAACAAAACATTACTCTATCCTTTTCTACTTTAAATATGAGCGTTATTACGCATACCTTTGCTGATTTTCTAGTGACAGGTCTCTCAACAATCTTAAGATCTTCCAATATCTCCAGAAGCATGCTCGATACAGACCACTTCAGTCTTGGGCCCGAAAAAACAGAACCGTGTATACTGACGTCACAGATATACTCTGTAAAGACAGTTTGTTTTCATGCGCATAGATCGGATTATAAATCGACATGAATCACTCCCCTTTCGTTCAGAATAGAATCTTGATCGGGTTACAATACTTCAAATGGGGTGTGTACATCAAAGATTTTTTACACCAATCAGGCTTTTATTCCGAATAAATTTGTCTATGTAAACGTAGCAGGTCGAAACACATTTGAATGACAAGAATTTCGCTGCAAATTCGACGACTTTGTGAGTCATAGATTACGGATAAAGCCAGATACACTGAAAATCTGCTAAGAAGCTGTGGTAAAGTCAAGGATGTGACAAgtcaattgttgttgttttttgtaatCGTCAACTATTCTACCAAAGTCTACCATTTATCATTTATGACCCTTTTCTCCGTTGCACTTGCCTTTGTATACGATCACAATTTCTGAGAGCTTCTCTCCCAGAATGGTCTACCTCTAAATTTAGCACAgaggaaaagaaaaatgttgtTACCTGTGTCTTGAGCGAGATCTGGACCGCCTGCGCCGTGATCGGGAGCGAGATCGAGAACGTTTGCGTTTGTCATCTTTCTTAccttccaaacaaacaaaaaaaaacattattcataCAATTTAGACTGTTAAATacaatctgatatttttttttcatcaacccATACACAAGTCCTATGACGTGGAAACTCACTTCCTGGTTCGATGGCGGCAGAAATGAGGGATTGAGCCTCTCTGACTCGCTTCATGGCCTCTTCGATTTCTTTGTTGGCACCGTCATTCTTCAAGCCGGGATTTAGATTCAGCCCAGCTGCAAGTGGATTTAACCTGCAAAGACAAAGATTTGTTTAACTTGAAATAAATAAGGCCTACATGATAATGTCGGTTCTTACTTTGGATCCATGGATTGCATGAGCTTGAGGAAGTCTGCAGAAAGCGCCTAAAAGAGACAACATTGTGCCAAGAAAATTTATATTGGGTTGTTTGCAACTGGATGACAATTGCTTTTTCACCTGGGGGCTCACGTTCGGTCCTGCTATTCCCATCGCAGCCATCTGCTCCAGGTTGGGAGCTCCGAGCCCACCAAACGGTGTTCCTCCCATCTAAAACATGACACATATTTAATCGTTTCACACATAGGCCGCAGCTGTCTGGATGTATTTGCAGGAACTCGCCGAAGCCAGAGGATTAGGTGTTGGAAGAAGGCCTGCCCCTGGCATCATTCCCGCCACGGCGTTGGCTGGCGCTAGCAGCGACATGGCTTTAGATTCATCGGGAATGACTCCTGGAGAAGGAAGAGATGGCTTCAGCACAATCAAATCTTTAAACGAGCACAATTTCCACAAGACAAGACTTGCAGACAAGCCACCACAGTTCAAAATCACAGGTTGTCTTGTCTGTAAATCTTAATTCAtgacttgattttttttgtcagtaTGATTGTAGGATTAGCAGCTAAGAGTTGAATAGACACAATACACACTGTGTTCAACACTACCAAGATTTTATCACCTGTACTTGTTTTTTAAGTCATGAACCAAACGTAAGCAAGCACAGCCAGTTGTCCCGTGGGATGTGCTCTCAACTTTCATTAGATGTTTTATGAACAAGCGACTCGCGCCGGCTGCTTCGCTATAAAGCACACAGAAACATTGAGATACAGAAAACAAAGTTTGTGATTTGGGTGTAGACAGGGGAACATTTCAACAGCACTTACCAATACACACACAGAAAAGGCTTGTTTATATTACCTTTTCTGGGCTTTTGGGCtggttgtaaaataaataaataccccCGTTTCCTCAAATAGCAGCCGGTGATGCTTGTTCATCCAGATTCAGTGAGTACCAAGCATTCAGGCAAATATTTTTGCTCTATTTTCGCCAATAATGGCATTCTATACATGTAGCGCCTCTCTAGTGTGACAAACTATTATGAGAGGTGGCTAACCTGAGTTCTTTCCTTTTTAGCAAAATCACAATTCAACTATCTTTCTTACTATCTGTTATATAGGCATTCACTGtgaatttttgaaaataaatattttctattAAATTATCAGTGTTCGATTTCTTTTCCCTAGTTTCTCACTATTTCAGTTTAAAATTGAAATGCCCCACTCATAAACCTTTTATCAAATGGCTTATTAAACACACCAGTTATGTATGAACTATATACATTTAATGAAAAATATAGgcagttgttaaataaaatttgttctccaaaaaaaaataagtttcaacACAAATTGTCCACACACACAAGCTAAGCTATGGGCCCAAATTAATAAGTCTAAAACCGGCAAAAATTAACTAAATTTGTCTTACGTGGCTGGCCAGATTCGCTGCTTGCGTGCGTAGTAGCCTTAAACAAAATGGCTCCTTCACCCGAAGGCCAAAAAAAACTGAGGGTACCTTAATGAATCCCGTTTTCTCCAAACACTCAGAAAGGCAAATGTTCGTTGAACA
This window contains:
- the LOC130918518 gene encoding serine/arginine-rich splicing factor 11-like isoform X1; the encoded protein is MNSSTHVIQVTNVSPSTTSEQMRTLFGFLGNIEELKLFPPDDSPLPVTSRVCFVKFLESESVGVSQHLTNTVFVDRALIVVPFAEGVIPDESKAMSLLAPANAVAGMMPGAGLLPTPNPLASMGGTPFGGLGAPNLEQMAAMGIAGPNVSPQALSADFLKLMQSMDPKLNPLAAGLNLNPGLKNDGANKEIEEAMKRVREAQSLISAAIEPGSKKDDKRKRSRSRSRSRRRRSRSRSRHRRSQSRSRRRSHSRNRRRSKSPRRRRSHSRDRSRRSRSRDRKEEKSKKRSKTPPKSYSSVRRSRSVNRRHRRSCSVSRSPKKHLTRSPSPRRHKKEKKKDKDREKERDRERRERRDQSRDQRERSSSKKSKDKERDREHKSDGDKGDVKVTRDYDEEEQGYDSEKEVEEDDEEEERKSDSDSASSPKCLNKTRGGLGYTLKKSRVNGDDHYQRDMEMSD
- the LOC130918518 gene encoding serine/arginine-rich splicing factor 11-like isoform X2, which encodes MSLLAPANAVAGMMPGAGLLPTPNPLASMGGTPFGGLGAPNLEQMAAMGIAGPNVSPQALSADFLKLMQSMDPKLNPLAAGLNLNPGLKNDGANKEIEEAMKRVREAQSLISAAIEPGSKKDDKRKRSRSRSRSRRRRSRSRSRHRRSQSRSRRRSHSRNRRRSKSPRRRRSHSRDRSRRSRSRDRKEEKSKKRSKTPPKSYSSVRRSRSVNRRHRRSCSVSRSPKKHLTRSPSPRRHKKEKKKDKDREKERDRERRERRDQSRDQRERSSSKKSKDKERDREHKSDGDKGDVKVTRDYDEEEQGYDSEKEVEEDDEEEERKSDSDSASSPKCLNKTRGGLGYTLKKSRVNGDDHYQRDMEMSD